One region of Parerythrobacter jejuensis genomic DNA includes:
- a CDS encoding DUF6691 family protein: MIKRILPPLASGTLFGAGLALGGMTDPARVRGFLDLFGDWDPTLAFVMGGAVIVMALAWRFQPRMAAPLFAEKFALPNRTELTPRLIGGAALFGIGWGVAGLCPGPGVAALVIEPASAAIFVVAMLAGMGLVRLIEGA, translated from the coding sequence ATGATCAAGCGCATTCTTCCTCCGCTTGCCTCCGGCACTTTGTTCGGCGCCGGTCTGGCGCTGGGCGGCATGACCGACCCCGCCCGCGTCCGCGGATTTCTGGATCTGTTCGGCGACTGGGATCCCACGCTTGCTTTCGTGATGGGCGGCGCGGTGATCGTGATGGCACTTGCCTGGCGATTCCAGCCGCGCATGGCTGCGCCGCTATTTGCCGAAAAATTCGCACTGCCCAATCGGACTGAACTGACCCCGCGCCTGATCGGCGGGGCCGCGCTGTTCGGCATCGGTTGGGGCGTCGCCGGCCTGTGCCCGGGCCCAGGGGTCGCCGCACTGGTGATCGAACCGGCATCGGCGGCGATCTTCGTGGTCGCCATGCTGGCCGGTATGGGCCTCGTCAGGCTGATCGAAGGGGCATGA
- a CDS encoding glutathione S-transferase N-terminal domain-containing protein codes for MYTLHGALASPYSMKMRALLRYRRITHIWAHGASARDAQSQVRAPVIPVLEYPDGSFANDSTPLIYDLERRHTGRSVIPDDPGQAFLAHLIEDFADEWLTKAMFGYRWLEDVDQIQMSHWLAFDAFKGGGLDTIESFASTFRERQVGRMALVGCTRENFALIEASTRRLLRALEDHVVNQHWFFGTRPSLAEFGIYGQFSQLGVDPTAQTMMRAEFPDTYRWLLHVDDASDIEGAWSAPVEPAPPVVEAFLSEVGRVYVPFLQANAAAAQAGKETFRFEVDGLPYEQGTFKYQLKCLADLRQRFAALPDETRERIVPLLNATGCREFLG; via the coding sequence ATGTATACACTCCACGGCGCACTTGCCTCGCCCTATTCGATGAAGATGCGCGCGTTGCTGCGCTATCGGCGGATCACGCACATCTGGGCGCATGGAGCATCGGCCCGGGACGCGCAATCGCAGGTCCGCGCGCCCGTTATTCCGGTGTTGGAATACCCCGATGGCAGCTTTGCCAATGATTCAACTCCGCTGATCTATGATCTTGAACGGCGACACACGGGCCGGTCCGTGATCCCTGACGATCCCGGCCAGGCATTCCTCGCGCACCTGATCGAGGATTTCGCCGACGAGTGGCTGACCAAGGCTATGTTCGGATATCGCTGGCTGGAGGATGTCGACCAGATCCAGATGAGCCATTGGCTGGCCTTCGATGCTTTCAAGGGCGGCGGCCTGGACACAATCGAGAGCTTCGCGAGTACCTTCCGCGAGCGCCAGGTCGGGCGCATGGCACTGGTCGGCTGCACGCGGGAGAACTTTGCCCTGATCGAGGCGTCCACACGTCGGCTACTGCGCGCGTTGGAGGACCATGTAGTGAACCAGCATTGGTTCTTCGGCACCCGTCCTTCGCTGGCCGAGTTCGGTATCTATGGCCAATTCTCGCAGCTCGGCGTGGACCCGACGGCGCAGACCATGATGCGGGCCGAGTTCCCGGACACCTATCGCTGGTTGCTGCATGTCGATGATGCGTCCGATATCGAAGGCGCATGGAGCGCACCGGTTGAGCCAGCCCCGCCAGTGGTCGAGGCGTTTCTGTCAGAGGTCGGCCGGGTCTATGTCCCCTTCCTGCAAGCCAATGCGGCAGCGGCGCAAGCGGGTAAGGAAACCTTCCGCTTCGAAGTGGATGGCCTGCCCTACGAGCAGGGTACCTTCAAATACCAGCTTAAATGCCTGGCTGATCTTCGGCAGCGGTTTGCCGCATTGCCGGACGAAACCCGCGAGCGAATTGTTCCTTTGCTGAACGCGACCGGATGTCGCGAGTTTCTCGGCTGA
- a CDS encoding ABC-F family ATP-binding cassette domain-containing protein produces the protein MLTIDDVTVRLGGQPILEHASASIPHGARVGLIGRNGAGKSTLMKALIGEIEPDEGAITRSSKVRLGYIAQEAPSGSITPEEVVLAADVERAQLLEESENCTDMDRLGDVHDRLLAIDAYSAPSRAARILTGLGFDEGMQRQPLDSFSGGWKMRVALGALLFSQPDVLLLDEPSNHLDLEATLWLENFLKSYPATLLVISHERDLLNKVADHILHLQGGRLTLYPGGYDSFEKQRAERAAQLEAARASQEAQRAKLQDYVARNSARASTAKQAQSRAKMLAKMQPIAALMEDPSLSFDFPNPAALKPPMITMDMAAVGYTPDVPVLKRVSLRIEPDDRIALLGRNGNGKTTLARLLAAQLPLMEGEVNAPGKMKVGYFTQYQVEELAGDDTPLEHMTRAMQGKPPGAVREQLGRFGFSGNRATQKVAKLSGGERARLALALITRDAPHLLILDEPTNHLDVDAREALVQALNAYSGSVILISHDRHMVELTADRLVLVDGGTAKEYAGSMEDYIDFVLGLNQPKKESSAKPHKGKRGSSSKDRAKIRSLRADVKRVETVMAKLQSDRSAIDQAMYEPANAAPRLAEQPMSDLLAQRAKLSEQLDEAEAEWLSLGEALEAVGGD, from the coding sequence ATGCTCACGATTGATGATGTTACTGTCCGGCTCGGCGGCCAACCGATTCTGGAGCACGCCAGTGCTTCGATCCCGCATGGCGCGCGGGTCGGGCTGATCGGCCGCAATGGTGCGGGCAAGTCGACATTGATGAAGGCGCTGATCGGCGAGATTGAGCCTGACGAAGGCGCGATCACGCGGTCATCGAAGGTCCGTCTGGGCTATATCGCGCAGGAGGCGCCCAGCGGTTCTATCACGCCGGAAGAGGTTGTACTGGCGGCCGATGTCGAGCGTGCGCAATTGCTGGAGGAATCGGAAAACTGCACCGACATGGATCGTCTGGGCGATGTCCATGATCGCCTGCTGGCCATCGATGCCTACAGCGCCCCGTCGCGGGCGGCGCGTATTCTCACAGGCCTCGGCTTTGACGAAGGCATGCAGCGCCAACCGCTCGACAGCTTCTCTGGCGGGTGGAAGATGCGTGTGGCGCTGGGGGCTTTGTTGTTTTCGCAGCCGGATGTGCTCTTGCTGGATGAGCCGTCCAACCACCTCGATCTCGAGGCGACCTTGTGGCTGGAGAACTTCCTCAAGAGCTATCCGGCAACCCTGCTGGTTATCAGCCATGAGCGCGATCTTCTGAACAAGGTGGCCGATCATATCCTGCACCTGCAGGGCGGCCGGCTGACCTTGTATCCCGGCGGCTATGACAGCTTTGAAAAGCAACGTGCCGAGCGGGCAGCACAGTTGGAAGCTGCAAGAGCATCGCAGGAGGCCCAGCGCGCCAAACTGCAGGATTATGTCGCGCGCAACAGCGCACGCGCTTCGACCGCCAAACAGGCGCAATCGCGGGCGAAAATGCTCGCCAAAATGCAACCGATCGCAGCTTTGATGGAAGACCCCTCGCTTAGTTTCGATTTCCCCAATCCTGCTGCGCTGAAGCCGCCCATGATCACGATGGACATGGCCGCCGTTGGCTACACGCCCGATGTGCCCGTGCTCAAACGGGTGAGCTTGCGGATCGAACCGGATGACCGGATCGCGCTGTTGGGCCGGAACGGTAACGGCAAGACCACGCTTGCGCGGCTGTTGGCAGCCCAGCTTCCGCTGATGGAAGGCGAGGTGAACGCGCCGGGGAAGATGAAGGTCGGCTATTTCACCCAGTACCAGGTGGAGGAACTGGCCGGAGACGATACTCCGCTGGAGCATATGACCCGGGCCATGCAGGGTAAGCCGCCAGGTGCCGTGCGCGAGCAACTGGGCCGGTTCGGATTCTCCGGCAATCGCGCAACGCAAAAGGTGGCGAAACTGTCTGGCGGGGAACGCGCCCGCCTGGCGCTGGCCCTCATTACCCGCGACGCGCCGCATTTGCTGATCCTGGACGAGCCGACCAACCATCTCGATGTCGATGCGCGCGAGGCGCTGGTCCAGGCCCTTAACGCCTATTCGGGCTCGGTAATTCTGATCAGCCATGACCGGCACATGGTCGAACTGACCGCGGACCGGCTGGTGCTGGTCGATGGCGGGACGGCCAAGGAATATGCCGGCAGCATGGAAGATTATATCGACTTCGTGCTCGGCCTGAACCAGCCGAAGAAGGAAAGCTCTGCCAAGCCGCACAAGGGCAAGCGCGGAAGCTCTTCCAAGGATCGCGCGAAGATCCGCAGCTTGCGTGCCGATGTGAAGCGGGTCGAGACGGTGATGGCCAAACTGCAATCAGACCGCAGCGCAATCGATCAGGCCATGTACGAGCCTGCCAACGCTGCCCCGCGCCTTGCCGAGCAGCCTATGAGTGACCTGTTGGCGCAACGGGCGAAACTGTCGGAGCAGCTTGATGAAGCAGAAGCCGAATGGCTTTCGCTAGGCGAGGCGCTGGAAGCCGTCGGGGGCGATTGA
- a CDS encoding cupin domain-containing protein — translation MTTGLDSFDPAEFLRDYWQKKPLLIRKAWADWHNPMEPDELAGLACEAPVESRLVTGPANGLSVEHGPLPEDRFDRLGQEPWTLLVQAVDHHVPEVAALIEPFRFVPNWRIDDIMVSYATDGGGVGAHFDQYDVFLIQGLGQRRWELGPLCSDETPLLPHADLQLLAEFEAGDSWVLEPGDMLYVPPGVAHRGTAIGHDCMTYSVGFRAPSREDLIEGWSEDVLAGLSQADRYGDPDLAAQDNPGEITGLALSRLHAMVTERLSDKRAFARWFGKYATAPKNDIVDWGPDEAVSASEVEQALRAGAALVRNPASRFAYVRQDQGLILLMVDGEAHECAGDTVAFAEALCAQPYIAIDASQSASQSTQGLIRTLINQGCIAFDGEHGS, via the coding sequence GTGACGACGGGATTAGATAGCTTTGATCCAGCGGAATTCCTGCGCGACTATTGGCAAAAGAAGCCGCTGCTGATCCGCAAGGCCTGGGCCGATTGGCACAATCCGATGGAGCCGGACGAACTGGCCGGCCTGGCCTGTGAGGCGCCGGTGGAATCGCGGCTGGTGACCGGGCCAGCCAATGGCCTAAGCGTGGAACATGGCCCTTTGCCTGAAGACCGCTTTGACAGGCTGGGTCAGGAGCCGTGGACCTTGCTGGTACAGGCGGTGGATCATCACGTGCCAGAAGTTGCCGCGCTGATCGAACCGTTCCGGTTCGTCCCCAATTGGCGGATCGACGACATCATGGTCAGCTATGCCACCGATGGCGGCGGTGTCGGCGCGCATTTTGACCAGTATGACGTGTTCCTGATTCAGGGTCTGGGCCAGCGCCGGTGGGAGCTGGGGCCTCTGTGCTCCGACGAAACGCCCCTTCTTCCCCATGCCGACCTGCAACTCCTCGCCGAATTCGAGGCCGGCGACAGCTGGGTGCTGGAGCCAGGAGATATGCTCTATGTGCCGCCCGGTGTTGCGCATCGGGGCACCGCAATCGGCCATGATTGCATGACCTATTCGGTGGGGTTCCGCGCGCCCTCGCGTGAGGACCTGATCGAGGGGTGGAGCGAAGACGTGCTCGCCGGCCTATCGCAAGCCGATCGATACGGTGACCCGGACCTGGCCGCGCAGGACAACCCCGGAGAGATTACCGGTCTCGCGCTATCCCGGCTTCATGCGATGGTGACAGAGCGCCTGTCCGACAAACGCGCCTTTGCACGCTGGTTCGGCAAATATGCGACGGCACCCAAGAACGATATTGTCGATTGGGGGCCCGACGAAGCCGTGAGCGCAAGCGAAGTTGAGCAGGCCCTAAGAGCCGGAGCCGCCCTCGTCCGGAATCCGGCCAGCCGGTTCGCCTACGTCCGGCAGGACCAGGGATTGATACTGCTCATGGTGGACGGAGAGGCGCATGAGTGTGCGGGTGATACCGTGGCCTTTGCCGAGGCGCTGTGCGCGCAGCCCTATATTGCCATCGATGCGAGCCAGAGTGCATCGCAATCGACGCAGGGCTTGATCCGCACACTGATCAATCAGGGCTGCATTGCCTTTGACGGCGAACACGGCAGCTAG
- a CDS encoding glutathione S-transferase family protein, with amino-acid sequence MTDTYTLYGMAASLYTARVRSYMRINAVPFTEVKAGSEEFLGQIVPAIGRWMIPVIKTPDGAIIQDGADIIDHLDSQGFSKHPLYPDQPALLVIAHLFELFGAQGLLRPAMHYRWNFDDVNLPFIRDTFRDVLPTGLPPEAEEKAFLQASGRMRAATLALGAKEDVHAQIEHSYARFLALMNTHLDRYPFLLGGHPTLADYGLIGAMYAHLGRDPAPLQLMQTTAPRVFRWVERMNMAETFVDGAQAESGHELFEGTALPDSLVALLGFIAEDYLPEINAHIEFANAWLDNHPIQADINAANQETARPAMGFASFTWRETQIDSVVIPYRFYLLHRLQDAFDRQSANDQAAIRETFAAAGLEPLLTKRTKRRLVRKDSQEIWGYMVG; translated from the coding sequence ATGACTGACACTTATACGCTCTATGGCATGGCTGCCTCGCTCTACACCGCGCGGGTGCGATCCTACATGCGCATCAACGCTGTCCCCTTCACAGAGGTGAAAGCCGGGAGCGAAGAGTTTCTGGGCCAGATCGTACCTGCGATCGGGCGCTGGATGATCCCGGTGATCAAGACCCCCGACGGGGCCATCATCCAGGACGGCGCCGACATCATTGATCACCTGGATAGCCAGGGATTCAGCAAGCACCCCCTCTATCCCGACCAACCCGCCTTGTTGGTGATCGCACATCTGTTCGAACTGTTTGGAGCGCAGGGCTTGTTGCGCCCGGCGATGCACTACCGGTGGAATTTCGATGATGTGAACCTGCCCTTCATCCGTGACACATTTCGCGATGTCTTGCCGACGGGCTTGCCGCCAGAGGCGGAAGAAAAAGCCTTCCTGCAGGCCAGTGGCCGCATGCGCGCTGCCACCCTTGCCCTGGGCGCGAAAGAAGATGTCCACGCCCAGATCGAGCACAGCTACGCCCGGTTCCTCGCGCTGATGAACACGCATCTCGACCGCTATCCCTTCCTGCTAGGCGGTCATCCGACACTAGCCGATTATGGTTTGATCGGCGCCATGTATGCCCATCTCGGCCGCGATCCCGCGCCCTTGCAACTGATGCAGACAACCGCACCGCGCGTGTTCCGCTGGGTCGAGCGGATGAATATGGCCGAGACATTTGTGGACGGGGCCCAGGCGGAATCGGGCCACGAACTGTTCGAGGGCACTGCGTTGCCGGACAGCCTCGTTGCCCTGCTTGGCTTCATTGCGGAGGACTATCTGCCGGAGATCAACGCGCACATCGAATTCGCCAATGCATGGCTTGATAACCACCCGATACAGGCTGATATCAATGCGGCCAACCAGGAAACGGCGCGGCCTGCCATGGGCTTTGCGTCATTCACCTGGCGCGAAACGCAAATCGACAGCGTGGTCATTCCCTATCGCTTTTATCTTTTGCACAGGCTGCAGGATGCCTTCGACCGTCAGTCTGCGAATGATCAGGCCGCAATAAGGGAGACATTTGCCGCTGCAGGCCTCGAACCGCTGCTGACCAAGCGCACGAAGCGGCGTCTGGTGCGCAAGGACAGTCAGGAAATCTGGGGTTATATGGTGGGCTAG
- a CDS encoding glutathione S-transferase family protein — MIDLYTSPTPNGHKASCTLEELGLPYTVHAIDLSAGDQKRESFLAMNPNGRIPVIVDRENDDLAVFESGAIMVYLAEKTGRLLPTESKARARVMSWLMFQMGGVGPMMGQANVFHRYLPEKIPTAISRYQNESRRLFEVLDRRLGESEWLGDEFSIADIANWCWVRTYRWSGVSRDGLDNLDRWLDIMKQRPSLRQGVQIPIVSENALKDEEATKKFAERARNNVQT, encoded by the coding sequence ATGATCGATCTCTACACCTCGCCTACACCCAACGGTCACAAGGCGTCCTGCACGCTTGAGGAATTGGGGCTGCCCTACACGGTTCACGCCATTGATCTTTCAGCCGGTGACCAGAAACGTGAGAGCTTTCTGGCGATGAACCCGAATGGGCGGATCCCGGTGATCGTCGATCGCGAGAATGATGATCTGGCGGTGTTCGAATCCGGTGCCATCATGGTCTATCTGGCAGAGAAGACCGGCCGTTTGCTGCCGACCGAGAGCAAGGCGCGGGCGCGGGTGATGTCGTGGCTGATGTTCCAGATGGGGGGCGTTGGCCCGATGATGGGCCAAGCCAACGTGTTCCACCGTTACCTGCCCGAGAAGATCCCGACCGCGATCAGCCGCTACCAGAATGAATCGCGCCGCCTGTTCGAAGTGCTTGACCGGCGACTGGGCGAGAGCGAGTGGCTGGGAGACGAATTCTCGATCGCGGATATTGCCAATTGGTGCTGGGTCCGGACCTATCGCTGGTCAGGTGTATCTCGCGATGGGTTGGACAATCTCGATCGCTGGCTGGATATTATGAAACAACGCCCCTCGCTGCGCCAGGGGGTGCAGATCCCGATCGTTTCGGAAAATGCCCTGAAGGACGAGGAAGCGACGAAGAAGTTCGCCGAACGCGCCCGGAACAACGTCCAGACCTGA
- a CDS encoding glutathione S-transferase family protein, with product MTLTFYDCKTAPSPRRARIILAEKDVPHDVVEIDLRKGEQMGAEFLAINPNATVPALKLEDGTVLTDNAGIAVWLEETFPEPPMMGTTALEKSEIATWQWKVEQEFGMGVASALRNSTPAMKGRALPGPHNYEQIPALAERGMQQIGHFFDKLERHLAGKDFVAANQLSVADVTAFVFMDFAKIVRLQPGEECTNIARWRDSLRQRPAFQL from the coding sequence ATGACCCTGACATTCTACGACTGCAAAACAGCGCCAAGTCCGCGCCGGGCCCGGATTATCCTGGCCGAGAAAGATGTGCCGCATGATGTGGTCGAAATCGACCTGCGCAAGGGCGAGCAAATGGGCGCAGAATTTCTGGCCATCAATCCGAATGCCACTGTCCCGGCGCTGAAGCTGGAAGATGGCACCGTGTTGACCGACAACGCCGGTATCGCCGTGTGGCTGGAAGAGACTTTTCCCGAGCCGCCAATGATGGGCACCACAGCACTGGAAAAGTCAGAAATTGCGACCTGGCAATGGAAGGTTGAGCAGGAGTTCGGCATGGGCGTTGCCAGCGCTTTGCGCAATTCCACCCCGGCGATGAAAGGCCGCGCCCTGCCCGGACCACATAATTACGAACAGATTCCTGCCCTGGCCGAGCGTGGCATGCAGCAGATCGGGCATTTCTTCGACAAGCTGGAACGCCATTTGGCAGGCAAGGATTTTGTCGCGGCAAACCAGCTTTCGGTCGCCGATGTGACCGCCTTCGTGTTTATGGATTTCGCCAAGATTGTGCGTCTGCAGCCGGGTGAAGAGTGCACGAATATTGCCCGCTGGCGCGACAGCCTCCGGCAACGCCCGGCCTTTCAGCTGTGA
- a CDS encoding pseudouridine synthase encodes MTRVILFNKPHGVLSQFTDRGSPTQRQTLSNFIDVPGVYPAGRLDRDSEGLLLLCDDGKLQAQIADPRFKLPKTYLAQVEGEPAPEALEQLRRGVRLKDGLTRPAEVDLIADPQLWPRDPPIRVRKSIPDSWIKLTIREGKNRQVRRMTAAVGHPTLRLVRWAIGDWTLEGLEPGSWRESAAP; translated from the coding sequence ATGACGCGCGTCATCTTGTTCAACAAGCCGCACGGCGTGTTGTCCCAATTCACCGACCGGGGAAGCCCGACGCAGCGACAGACCCTGTCGAATTTCATCGACGTGCCGGGCGTCTATCCGGCTGGCCGGCTGGATCGCGACAGTGAGGGTTTGCTGCTGTTGTGCGATGACGGGAAGCTGCAGGCGCAAATCGCCGATCCGCGCTTCAAGCTGCCCAAGACGTATCTCGCGCAGGTTGAGGGCGAACCCGCTCCGGAAGCTCTGGAACAGCTACGCAGGGGCGTTCGCCTCAAGGACGGGCTCACGCGTCCCGCAGAGGTGGACCTCATTGCTGATCCGCAATTGTGGCCCCGTGATCCTCCGATCAGGGTGCGCAAGTCTATTCCCGATAGTTGGATCAAGCTGACCATCCGCGAGGGGAAGAACCGTCAGGTGCGCAGGATGACAGCAGCCGTCGGACACCCGACCTTGCGGCTCGTCCGTTGGGCCATTGGCGATTGGACCCTCGAAGGTTTGGAGCCGGGCAGTTGGCGCGAAAGTGCTGCCCCCTGA